The proteins below are encoded in one region of Telopea speciosissima isolate NSW1024214 ecotype Mountain lineage chromosome 10, Tspe_v1, whole genome shotgun sequence:
- the LOC122641526 gene encoding CASP-like protein 2D1 isoform X2, whose translation MPASKVHLNFIDLSLRLSVIPLSVVSIWLTVTNKQDNNSYGRLEFSNLTGLKYMVCINAISAAYSLMAIVSSWLKCLLTKAWFFLISDQVLTYLMVTSGAAVVEILYLAYNGDKNVSWSEGCSSFGRFCNRVKVALVLHAIALFCFFALSLISAYRVFSKFDPPYVLSKEVERNELQNAS comes from the exons CATAGATCTCTCTCTAAGGCTCTCTGTGATACCTCTCAGTGTTGTATCCATATGGCTCACTGTAACCAACAAGCAGGACAACAACAGCTATGGAAGACTGGAGTTTAGCAACCTCACTGGTCTCAA GTACATGGTCTGCATCAATGCCATCTCTGCTGCTTATTCTCTTATGGCTATTGTTTCTTCATGGCTCAAATGCCTGTTAACTAAAGCTTGGTTCTTCCTTATCTCAGACCAG GTTCTTACTTATCTGATGGTCACATCTGGGGCGGCAGTGGTAGAGATACTGTACTTGGCCTATAATGGTGATAAAAATGTCTCATGGAGTGAAGGCTGTAGCTCTTTTGGAAGGTTCTGCAATAGAGTGAAGGTAGCTTTGGTTCTTCATGCCATAGCCCTGTTTTGCTTCTTTGCTTTGTCTTTGATCTCAGCTTATAGAGTTTTCAGCAAGTTTGATCCTCCTTATGTTCTCTCCAAAGAAGTGGAGAGAAATGAATTACAGAATGCTTCAT
- the LOC122641526 gene encoding CASP-like protein 2D1 isoform X1, with product MPASKVHLNFIDLSLRLSVIPLSVVSIWLTVTNKQDNNSYGRLEFSNLTGLKYMVCINAISAAYSLMAIVSSWLKCLLTKAWFFLISDQVLTYLMVTSGAAVVEILYLAYNGDKNVSWSEGCSSFGRFCNRVKVALVLHAIALFCFFALSLISAYRVFSKFDPPYVLSKEVERNELQNASC from the exons CATAGATCTCTCTCTAAGGCTCTCTGTGATACCTCTCAGTGTTGTATCCATATGGCTCACTGTAACCAACAAGCAGGACAACAACAGCTATGGAAGACTGGAGTTTAGCAACCTCACTGGTCTCAA GTACATGGTCTGCATCAATGCCATCTCTGCTGCTTATTCTCTTATGGCTATTGTTTCTTCATGGCTCAAATGCCTGTTAACTAAAGCTTGGTTCTTCCTTATCTCAGACCAG GTTCTTACTTATCTGATGGTCACATCTGGGGCGGCAGTGGTAGAGATACTGTACTTGGCCTATAATGGTGATAAAAATGTCTCATGGAGTGAAGGCTGTAGCTCTTTTGGAAGGTTCTGCAATAGAGTGAAGGTAGCTTTGGTTCTTCATGCCATAGCCCTGTTTTGCTTCTTTGCTTTGTCTTTGATCTCAGCTTATAGAGTTTTCAGCAAGTTTGATCCTCCTTATGTTCTCTCCAAAGAAGTGGAGAGAAATGAATTACAGAATGCTTCATGTTGA